A stretch of the Vigna radiata var. radiata cultivar VC1973A chromosome 9, Vradiata_ver6, whole genome shotgun sequence genome encodes the following:
- the LOC106773810 gene encoding cytochrome P450 83B1-like codes for MLSSLLILCITLPVIFSFFLKYLKTMKKPPLPPGPRGLPIIGNLHQLNNSTLYLXLWQLSRKYGPIXSLKLGLRSAIVISSPKLAKEVMKDRDLEFCGRPRLLGQQKLSYNGIDIAFCPYNSYWREIXKICVVHLLSSTRVSNFSSIRHSEVKQMIRKISMHASSSKVTNLSDALISLTSTIICRIAFGRRYEDEGTERSRFHELLEEGQAMLGMPFFSDYIPFLGWIDRITGLRARLEQNFKELDTFYQEVIDEHMDPNRKTTDNEDLTDVLLQLKKQRSFSVDLENDHIKAVFMNILVAATDTIASSTIWAMIVLLKNPRVMKKVQEEIRNLAGEKDFLYEDDIQKLSYFKAVIKETLRLHPPAPLLVPRETNEACILEGYEIPAKTIVYVNAWTIHRDPNSWKDPYEFLPERFLDNTIDFRGQDFEFIPFGAGRRICPGMTMAIASLGLIVANLLRSFDWELPVGMKKEDIDTEMLPGITQQKKNPLCVLAKVRI; via the exons ATGTTGTCCTCACTTCTAATTCTCTGCATTACTCTTCCTGTGATTTTCTCATTCTTCCTCAAATACCTCAAAACCATGAAAAAACCACCACTCCCAC CAGGTCCTAGAGGCCTTCCCATAATAGGGAACCTTCATCAGCTCAATAACTCTACTCTTTATCTTCANCTATGGCAACTCTCAAGAAAATATGGACCAATANTTTCCCTTAAATTAGGTTTAAGGTCAGCCATTGTTATTTCCTCTCCTAAACTTGCCAAAGAGGTAATGAAAGATCGTGACCTTGAGTTTTGTGGGAGACCTAGATTACTTGGCCAACAGAAATTGTCTTATAATGGGATTGACATTGCATTTTGCCCATACAATAGTTATTGGAGAGAAATAANGAAAATTTGTGTTGTTCATCTCCTTAGCTCTACTCGCGTCTCAAACTTTTCCTCAATAAGACACTCTGAGGTCAAGcaaatgataagaaaaatatcCATGCATGCCTCGTCCTCCAAGGTTACCAATTTGAGTGATGCACTCATCTCCCTAACCAGCACTATTATATGCAGAATTGCCTTTGGCAGAAG GTATGAAGATGAAGGAACAGAAAGGAGTAGATTCCATGAGCTACTGGAAGAGGGTCAAGCCATGTTGGGCATGCCTTTTTTCTCAGATTATATTCCTTTCTTGGGTTGGATTGATAGAATCACAGGGCTACGTGCTCGTCTTGAACAGAATTTCAAAGAGTTGGATACGTTCTACCAAGAAGTCATTGATGAACACATGGATCCTAATAGAAAGACAACAGACAACGAGGATTTGACTGATGTCTTACTTCAACTCAAAAAGCAACGTTCGTTTTCTGTAGATCTGGAAAATGATCACATCAAAGCTGTTTTCATG AACATTCTTGTAGCAGCAACTGATACAATTGCTTCTTCAACGATCTGGGCTATGATCGTACTACTAAAAAATCCAAGAGTAATGAAGAAAGTTCAAGAAGAAATTAGGAATTTGGCGGGTGAAAAAGATTTTCTGTATGAAGATGATATTCAAAAGCTCTCCTATTTTAAGGCCGTGATAAAAGAGACACTGAGACTGCATCCACCAGCTCCCCTACTTGTGCCGAGGGAAACAAATGAAGCATGTATTTTAGAAGGCTATGAAATTCCAGCCAAGACAATAGTGTATGTTAATGCTTGGACTATCCATAGAGATCCTAACTCTTGGAAAGACCCATATGAGTTTTTACCAGAGAGGTTCTTAGATAATACAATAGATTTTCGAGGGCAAGATTTTGAGTTCATTCCATTTGGTGCTGGACGTAGAATTTGCCCTGGTATGACTATGGCAATTGCTTCATTGGGTCTTATTGTAGCTAATCTTCTCAGGTCATTTGATTGGGAATTACCAGTTGGAATGAAAAAGGAAGATATTGATACTGAAATGTTGCCAGGAATTACTCAACAGAAGAAGAATCCTCTATGTGTTTTGGCTAAGGTTCGAATCTAG